A window from Montipora capricornis isolate CH-2021 chromosome 7, ASM3666992v2, whole genome shotgun sequence encodes these proteins:
- the LOC138055318 gene encoding uncharacterized protein: MASVGVSTVCKIVREVSESIIINLRKDSVMAHFPSDEARFKEKMLDTEQLWQFPCALASIDGYHLPLKCPAGGLEACKEYYNFKNFYSIILIEMEDAKYRFIWASCKYQRNFHDSTIFKSTKVREDMTDGEIIPQIGKDIGGVTFSPLILGDLAFPFKPWFMKPFTNAVLTPIQSNFNYRLSRSHIIVECAYGQLTGRWRVLLCKCESTPVELRSACLACIVLHNICISSGESLNRKLNLTIDPNSNEMRDRATIRRLLNMTECERIPDTNHEAIRIRNSHAEKL, from the coding sequence ATGGCCAGTGTCGGTGTTTCCACAGTTTGCAAAATTGTCCGTGAAGTCAGTgagtcaataattattaacttaAGGAAAGACAGTGTAATGGCACATTTCCCATCAGATGAAGCACGTTTCAAGGAAAAAATGTTGGACACTGAACAGTTGTGGCAATTTCCTTGTGCATTGGCCTCTATTGACGGGTATCACTTACCGCTGAAATGTCCCGCTGGAGGTTTGGAAGCTTGCAAAGAGTATTACAACTTCAAAAATTTCTACTCCATAATATTAATAGAAATGGAGGATGCAAAATATCGTTTTATATGGGCAAGCTGCAAATACCAAAGAAACTTTCATGATTCCACTATCTTTAAATCAACTAAAGTAAGGGAAGATATGACAGATGGAGAAATTATTCCACAGATAGGAAAGGATATTGGGGGTGTAACTTTTTCTCCCCTTATTTTAGGGGACTTGGCGTTTCCATTTAAACCATGGTTTATGAAGCCATTCACTAATGCTGTGCTTACACCCATACAAAGTAACTTTAATTATCGCCTTAGCAGGTCACATATCATTGTAGAATGTGCCTATGGGCAGCTTACGGGGCGCTGGAGAGTTCTGCTGTGCAAATGTGAAAGTACCCCTGTGGAGTTGAGGTCTGCTTGTTTGGCTTGCATTGTATTGCACAATATTTGTATCTCAAGTGGAGAGAGCCTCAACAGGAAATTAAACTTAACAATTGATCCCAACTCAAATGAGATGAGAGACAGGGCAACTATTAGAAGGTTGCTGAATATGACTGAATGTGAGAGGATTCCAGATACCAATCATGAAGCCATCCGTATTAGGAACAGCCATGCAGAGAAACTATGA
- the LOC138057919 gene encoding uncharacterized protein isoform X2: protein MEETIEEGDTVSVTSKTPKGKSVFYKALVLKVFATRSKANEYEASLIKTSQKEVHSPNNQDNKKKRTRKPSQKIVESANSPAYHEDAEPVEPQNKKVKEAKKTVKGVSKKKADKENSETNSKLQHVVQEERIQTILNGRKTEGFTPTQPLICIGNNETTPPRATLTHNAHKEPTSPSPHAITKTPPPSQILNVHPQQALPAQTETCTLSPSHIHQQKMAPMQTVSDTSSHTNNAHNVQNTITHTCIPTAPISNPCCQKNIRAHTTENATANW from the exons ATGGAGGAAACAATTGAAGAAGGAGATACTGTAAGCGTAACATCGAAAACCCCAAAAGGAAAATCTGTCTTTTATAAGGCCCTCGTCCTAAAAGTATTTG CAACAAGATCGAAAGCAAACGAGTATGAAGCTTCTCTGATCAAAACAAGCCAGAAAGAGGTGCATTCGCCAA ATAACCAAGACAACAAAAAGAAGCGTACAAGGAAGCCTTCTCAAAAGATAGTGGAGTCAGCAAACTCACCAG CTTACCATGAGGATGCAGAACCAGTCgagccacaaaacaagaaagtCAAGGAGGCAAAAAAGACGGTTAAAGGGGTATCAAAGAAAAAGGCAGACAAAGAGAACTCAGAAACCAACAGCAAG ttaCAGCATGTTGTTCAGGAAGAACGCATTCAAACGATCTTAAATGGACGGAAAACAGAAGGTTTTACCCCAACACAACCATTAATTTGTATTGGCAACAATGAGACCACACCACCACGTGCAACTCTCACTCACAATGCACACAAAGAACCAACATCACCATCACCACATGCCATTACCAAAACACCCCCACCATCGCAAATACTCAATGTGCACCCACAACAGGCATTGCCAGCACAGACAGAGACTTGCACATTATCACCCTCACATATTCACCAACAAAAGATGGCACCAATGCAAACAGTTAGCGATACATCATCACACACCAACAATGCACACAACGTACAGAACACCATCACCCACACATGCATACCAACAGCACCAATCAGTAATCCCTGCTGCCAAAAGAACATCAGAGCCCATACAACAGAGAATGCCACTGCTAACTGGTAA
- the LOC138057919 gene encoding uncharacterized protein isoform X1, whose product MEETIEEGDTVSVTSKTPKGKSVFYKALVLKVFATRSKANEYEASLIKTSQKEVHSPNNQDNKKKRTRKPSQKIVESANSPAYHEDAEPVEPQNKKVKEAKKTVKGVSKKKADKENSETNSKADNHVVQEERIQTILNGRKTEGFTPTQPLICIGNNETTPPRATLTHNAHKEPTSPSPHAITKTPPPSQILNVHPQQALPAQTETCTLSPSHIHQQKMAPMQTVSDTSSHTNNAHNVQNTITHTCIPTAPISNPCCQKNIRAHTTENATANW is encoded by the exons ATGGAGGAAACAATTGAAGAAGGAGATACTGTAAGCGTAACATCGAAAACCCCAAAAGGAAAATCTGTCTTTTATAAGGCCCTCGTCCTAAAAGTATTTG CAACAAGATCGAAAGCAAACGAGTATGAAGCTTCTCTGATCAAAACAAGCCAGAAAGAGGTGCATTCGCCAA ATAACCAAGACAACAAAAAGAAGCGTACAAGGAAGCCTTCTCAAAAGATAGTGGAGTCAGCAAACTCACCAG CTTACCATGAGGATGCAGAACCAGTCgagccacaaaacaagaaagtCAAGGAGGCAAAAAAGACGGTTAAAGGGGTATCAAAGAAAAAGGCAGACAAAGAGAACTCAGAAACCAACAGCAAGGCAGACAAT CATGTTGTTCAGGAAGAACGCATTCAAACGATCTTAAATGGACGGAAAACAGAAGGTTTTACCCCAACACAACCATTAATTTGTATTGGCAACAATGAGACCACACCACCACGTGCAACTCTCACTCACAATGCACACAAAGAACCAACATCACCATCACCACATGCCATTACCAAAACACCCCCACCATCGCAAATACTCAATGTGCACCCACAACAGGCATTGCCAGCACAGACAGAGACTTGCACATTATCACCCTCACATATTCACCAACAAAAGATGGCACCAATGCAAACAGTTAGCGATACATCATCACACACCAACAATGCACACAACGTACAGAACACCATCACCCACACATGCATACCAACAGCACCAATCAGTAATCCCTGCTGCCAAAAGAACATCAGAGCCCATACAACAGAGAATGCCACTGCTAACTGGTAA